A single genomic interval of Microbacterium sp. zg-Y1090 harbors:
- a CDS encoding ABC transporter ATP-binding protein, protein MTSSPERLSTPRALLRLLPYAKPVLPRLILGAASALVASLLALAIPLVLEALIDGPIASGDIVLLIWGSVGILALGLAEAAMVWLRRWFVLGPATLIEYDLRHGFYARLQRLPVSFHDRWQSGQLLSRMMQDISMVRRWMAFGLVLLVVNALTIIVGLALLFNWHWLLGTIFLVCSAPLWYAGYRFEKTYGTLARRSQDQAGDLATSVEESVHGIRVLKAFGRGKHALQKFTRQAESLRETELSKARSVGFIWFWLTLLPDIAFALCLAAGIVLVQAGELTVPGLLAFFAMATVLRWPMESIGFLFSFLLDARTATDRIFEVFDEENTIVDPAEPVTLTEPRGLLRFENAHFRYQDAGPGERDLLDGIDLELHPGETMALVGLTGSGKTTLTTLPARLYDVTGGRVTLDGIDVRDLTLRELRTHVGMAFEDATLFSQSVRDNVLLGREDLESGSDEAERVLHEALAVAQAGFAYELPDGVDTVIGEEGMSLSGGQRQRLALARAVAARPAVLVLDDPLSALDVDTEALVEDALREVLADTTALVVAHRPSTVTLADRVALLEGGRVTAVGTHSELMRTSEHYRHVISSLEDEDSRAREREVNL, encoded by the coding sequence ATGACTTCCTCTCCTGAGAGACTCTCCACCCCCCGCGCGCTCCTGCGCCTGCTGCCCTACGCCAAGCCCGTGCTTCCGCGGCTCATCCTCGGCGCCGCGAGCGCCCTGGTCGCGAGCTTGCTGGCCCTGGCCATCCCGCTCGTCCTCGAGGCGCTGATCGACGGACCCATCGCCTCGGGCGACATCGTGCTGCTCATCTGGGGATCCGTCGGGATCCTCGCGCTGGGCCTCGCCGAGGCGGCGATGGTGTGGCTGCGCCGCTGGTTCGTCCTGGGGCCCGCGACCCTCATCGAGTACGACCTGCGCCACGGGTTCTACGCCCGCCTGCAGCGTCTGCCGGTCTCGTTCCACGACCGCTGGCAGTCGGGTCAGCTGCTCAGCCGCATGATGCAGGACATCAGCATGGTGCGCCGCTGGATGGCGTTCGGCCTCGTGCTGCTGGTGGTCAACGCGCTGACGATCATCGTGGGACTGGCGCTGCTGTTCAACTGGCACTGGCTGCTGGGCACGATCTTCCTCGTGTGCTCCGCACCGCTGTGGTACGCCGGATACCGGTTCGAGAAGACCTACGGCACGCTCGCACGGCGCAGTCAGGACCAAGCGGGCGACCTCGCCACGTCGGTGGAGGAGAGCGTCCACGGCATCCGCGTGCTCAAGGCCTTCGGCCGCGGCAAGCACGCGCTGCAGAAGTTCACCCGTCAGGCGGAGTCGCTGCGCGAGACCGAGCTGAGCAAGGCGCGCTCGGTCGGTTTCATCTGGTTCTGGCTGACCCTCCTGCCCGACATCGCCTTCGCGCTGTGTCTGGCGGCGGGCATCGTGCTCGTGCAGGCGGGCGAGCTGACCGTGCCGGGGCTGCTGGCGTTCTTCGCCATGGCGACGGTGCTGCGCTGGCCGATGGAGTCGATCGGATTCCTCTTCTCCTTCCTCCTCGATGCGCGCACCGCCACCGACCGCATCTTCGAGGTGTTCGACGAGGAGAACACGATCGTCGATCCGGCCGAGCCGGTCACCCTCACCGAGCCGCGCGGCCTGCTGCGGTTCGAGAACGCCCACTTCCGGTATCAGGACGCCGGCCCGGGGGAGCGGGACCTGCTCGACGGCATCGACCTCGAGCTGCACCCCGGTGAGACGATGGCGCTGGTCGGCCTGACCGGATCAGGGAAGACGACCCTGACCACGTTGCCGGCGCGGCTGTACGACGTCACCGGCGGTCGGGTCACCCTCGACGGCATCGACGTGCGCGACCTGACGCTGCGGGAGCTGCGCACCCACGTCGGCATGGCGTTCGAGGACGCGACGCTGTTCTCGCAGTCGGTGCGCGACAACGTGCTGCTGGGCCGCGAGGACCTGGAATCCGGCAGCGACGAAGCCGAGCGGGTGCTGCACGAGGCGCTCGCCGTGGCGCAGGCCGGGTTCGCCTACGAGCTGCCCGACGGCGTCGACACGGTCATCGGCGAAGAGGGCATGAGCCTGTCCGGCGGGCAGCGTCAGCGCCTGGCGCTGGCGCGCGCCGTCGCCGCCCGCCCGGCGGTGCTCGTGCTCGATGACCCGCTGTCGGCCCTGGACGTGGACACCGAGGCACTCGTCGAAGACGCACTGCGCGAGGTGCTCGCCGACACCACCGCACTCGTCGTCGCCCACCGTCCGTCGACGGTGACCCTCGCCGACCGGGTCGCGCTGCTGGAGGGCGGCCGCGTGACCGCGGTGGGCACCCACTCGGAGCTGATGCGCACGAGCGAGCACTACCGTCACGTCATCTCGAGCCTCGAAGACGAAGACTCCCGCGCGCGGGAGAGGGAGGTGAACCTGTGA
- a CDS encoding methylated-DNA--[protein]-cysteine S-methyltransferase translates to MTALIETFDTPDGAFTIVARTDGAVLAAGWTADPAMLVARIHPTLRPDVVREGGLGAADAVRAYYADDLTAIDAVPVHQAGTALQQAGWTALRRIAPGRPLTYSSFAAALGNPRAVRAAASVCARNAAALFVPCHRVLRGDGTAGGFAWGVDVKRRLLRREAESDIDAAELLPSVFSQG, encoded by the coding sequence ATGACCGCCCTCATCGAGACCTTCGACACCCCCGACGGTGCGTTCACGATCGTGGCCCGTACCGACGGCGCGGTCCTGGCCGCGGGTTGGACCGCCGACCCCGCGATGCTCGTCGCCCGAATCCACCCCACCCTGCGCCCGGACGTGGTGCGGGAGGGGGGCCTGGGCGCCGCCGATGCCGTGCGGGCGTACTACGCCGACGACCTCACCGCCATCGACGCCGTGCCGGTGCACCAGGCAGGCACCGCCCTGCAGCAGGCGGGATGGACGGCGCTGCGCCGCATCGCCCCCGGCCGCCCGCTCACCTACAGCTCCTTCGCCGCCGCACTGGGCAACCCGCGAGCGGTGCGTGCCGCGGCATCGGTGTGCGCCCGCAACGCCGCCGCGCTGTTCGTGCCCTGCCATCGCGTGCTGCGCGGCGACGGCACCGCGGGCGGATTCGCCTGGGGGGTCGACGTCAAGCGCCGGCTGCTGCGTCGTGAGGCGGAATCCGACATCGACGCCGCGGAGCTGTTGCCTTCAGTGTTTTCCCAGGGTTAG
- a CDS encoding AlkA N-terminal domain-containing protein, which translates to MTFSERYRAIDSRDARFDGQFVTAVRTTGIYCRPSCPARTPKPGNVEFFATSAAAHEAGYRACKRCLPEAAPGSPAWDLRSDAAGRAMRLIAEGVVEREGVSGLAARLGYSMRHLNRLLTAELGAGPLALARAHRAHTARMLLVGTDLPASDVAFSAGFTSVRQFNDTVREVFGMPPSALRARRQRAQAPTPAPGLIELTLPARQPIDLAGLFAWMHARAVAGVETATATSFARTLALPGGTAWFRLRAEGTRLRLEARLTRLGDLPVLVARVRRLFDLDADPLAVDEALSRHPELADAVQRTPGMRVPGAADPHEMLIRAMVGQQISVASARTVLTRLTEALGERIPEHEGTDRLFPTMAAIAEHGADVLRGPAARIRAITGAAAALADGTLVLSTGDDPVAQRERLLAMPGIGPWTADYVRMRVSGDPDVLLPGDVAARAGAAALGIPADPAGLVAWSARTAPWRTYLTAHLWRAALPSARTATVPAAAAERLGGEPGTPPAGRSRPATPVTEGTGA; encoded by the coding sequence ATGACCTTCTCCGAGCGGTATCGCGCCATCGACTCGCGCGACGCCCGCTTCGACGGGCAGTTCGTGACCGCCGTGCGCACCACCGGCATCTACTGCCGCCCCAGCTGTCCTGCGCGCACGCCGAAGCCCGGCAACGTCGAGTTCTTCGCCACCAGCGCCGCCGCGCACGAGGCCGGTTACCGCGCCTGCAAGCGCTGCCTGCCCGAAGCCGCCCCGGGCTCGCCGGCATGGGATCTGCGCAGCGACGCCGCCGGTCGCGCCATGCGCCTCATCGCCGAGGGCGTGGTCGAGCGGGAGGGCGTCTCCGGGCTCGCGGCACGGCTCGGCTATTCCATGCGCCACCTCAACCGGCTGCTGACCGCCGAGCTCGGGGCGGGCCCTCTGGCCCTGGCGCGCGCGCACCGGGCCCACACGGCGCGCATGCTGCTGGTGGGCACCGACCTGCCGGCATCCGACGTCGCCTTCTCGGCCGGGTTCACCAGCGTGCGCCAGTTCAACGACACGGTGCGGGAAGTGTTCGGGATGCCGCCCAGCGCCCTGCGTGCGCGACGGCAGCGAGCACAGGCGCCCACGCCCGCGCCGGGCCTGATCGAGCTCACCCTGCCGGCGCGGCAGCCGATCGACCTGGCGGGGCTGTTCGCCTGGATGCACGCCCGTGCCGTCGCGGGCGTCGAGACGGCCACGGCGACCTCGTTCGCACGCACCCTCGCCCTGCCGGGAGGCACGGCCTGGTTCCGTCTGCGCGCCGAGGGCACGCGGCTCCGCCTGGAAGCGCGGCTCACCCGCCTCGGTGACCTGCCCGTGCTCGTGGCGCGCGTGCGCCGATTGTTCGACCTCGACGCCGACCCCCTCGCCGTCGATGAGGCTCTGTCCCGCCACCCCGAACTCGCGGACGCCGTGCAGCGCACCCCCGGCATGCGCGTGCCCGGCGCCGCGGACCCGCACGAGATGCTGATCCGCGCCATGGTCGGCCAGCAGATCTCCGTCGCCTCCGCCCGCACCGTGCTCACGCGGCTGACCGAGGCGCTGGGGGAGCGGATCCCCGAGCACGAGGGCACCGACCGGCTCTTTCCGACGATGGCTGCGATCGCCGAGCACGGAGCCGACGTGCTGCGGGGACCCGCTGCCCGCATCCGCGCGATCACCGGCGCGGCCGCCGCACTCGCCGACGGCACGCTGGTGCTCAGCACCGGGGACGACCCCGTCGCCCAGCGCGAGCGGCTGCTGGCCATGCCCGGCATCGGCCCCTGGACGGCCGACTACGTGCGCATGCGCGTCTCCGGCGACCCCGACGTGCTGCTGCCGGGCGATGTCGCCGCCCGCGCGGGCGCTGCGGCGCTCGGCATCCCGGCCGACCCCGCAGGTCTGGTCGCGTGGTCCGCCCGCACCGCGCCGTGGCGCACCTACCTCACGGCGCACCTCTGGCGCGCCGCCCTGCCGTCCGCCCGCACGGCAACCGTCCCTGCCGCGGCTGCGGAGCGCCTCGGTGGCGAACCGGGCACGCCGCCGGCAGGCCGCAGCCGCCCCGCAACCCCCGTCACGGAAGGAACCGGCGCATGA
- a CDS encoding glycoside hydrolase family 130 protein — MSASVTTSVPYRLTRLGVVMTPDPEAPAEAEGVLNPGSGRGPDGQLYLLPRLVAAGNVSRVGLARVVVADGVPVGVEREGVVLAPDRDWERGVGNAGVEDPRVTWIDALGLHVMTYVAFGPLGPRTAVAVSTDLRSWRRLGPVLFRYDDDELDTDLNLFHNKDAAFFPEPVTAPDGTPALAVLHRPMWDIGQTRPGQGVQAPAGVPDGRDGIWISYVPLAAVREDLAAVTLWEQHRFVAGPRFDFEELKIGGGPPPLRVPEGWLVLHHGVTGVITEAFTPQQHVTYAAGALLLDGDDPSRVLARTAEPLLAPEIAEERTGPVPNVVFPTAIERIEGRLFVFYGMADAAIGAAELERLS; from the coding sequence ATGTCCGCATCCGTCACGACATCCGTGCCCTATCGGCTCACCCGGCTGGGGGTCGTCATGACCCCGGATCCCGAGGCGCCCGCCGAGGCGGAGGGGGTGCTCAACCCCGGATCCGGCCGCGGTCCCGACGGGCAGCTGTACCTGCTGCCGCGGCTCGTGGCGGCAGGCAACGTGTCACGCGTGGGGCTCGCGCGGGTCGTCGTGGCGGACGGGGTGCCCGTCGGGGTGGAGCGCGAGGGCGTCGTACTCGCCCCCGATCGCGACTGGGAGCGCGGCGTCGGCAACGCCGGTGTGGAGGACCCGCGCGTCACCTGGATCGACGCGCTCGGCCTGCACGTGATGACGTACGTGGCGTTCGGGCCGCTGGGGCCGCGCACGGCGGTGGCGGTCTCGACCGACCTGCGATCCTGGCGGCGGCTGGGCCCCGTGCTGTTCCGCTATGACGACGATGAGCTCGACACCGACCTGAACCTCTTCCACAACAAGGACGCCGCATTCTTCCCGGAGCCGGTGACCGCGCCCGATGGCACGCCCGCCCTGGCGGTGCTGCACCGACCCATGTGGGATATCGGCCAGACACGCCCGGGACAGGGAGTGCAGGCGCCGGCCGGCGTCCCCGACGGGCGCGACGGCATCTGGATCAGCTACGTTCCGCTCGCGGCCGTGCGGGAGGATCTCGCCGCGGTGACGCTGTGGGAGCAGCACCGCTTCGTCGCGGGGCCACGGTTCGACTTCGAGGAGCTGAAGATCGGCGGCGGGCCGCCGCCGCTGCGGGTCCCCGAAGGGTGGCTGGTGCTGCATCACGGCGTCACCGGTGTCATCACGGAAGCCTTCACCCCGCAGCAGCACGTCACCTACGCCGCCGGCGCGCTGCTGCTCGACGGCGACGATCCCTCCCGGGTGCTGGCCCGCACCGCCGAGCCGCTGCTGGCGCCGGAGATCGCCGAGGAGCGCACCGGCCCGGTGCCCAACGTGGTGTTCCCGACCGCGATCGAACGCATCGAGGGGCGCCTGTTCGTCTTCTACGGCATGGCGGATGCCGCCATCGGCGCGGCAGAGCTGGAGCGGCTGTCATGA